Part of the Carnobacterium pleistocenium FTR1 genome is shown below.
TCTGTATCCTTTAGCAATGTTGTTTAAACTTATTTTATGATGATTGTAAAACTAAGCTAAGTGACTAGAAAAGCCATTCATAATACACTCAAAAATGTATTGCCAACCAAAGAAGAAAAGAATGATTATGAATAACCTGGACTCATCTTAACACCGAAGAGTTAATAATAGAATCTTATATACACTAAATAATTTTTATTTCGATAAGCTATCGTATCTGGAAAATTGCAATCTTTCCTGTGATTGTATTACGATGTATGTAAGAAAACAAGGAAGGGTTGAGTCTAATGACTGTTTTAGCGCTAAGAATTGATGCTCAAGAAGAACAATTAATTAAAGAATATGCAAAAGCTAATAATATCTCAGGTTCAGCTTTATTTAGAAATGCTGTTCTTGAAAAAATCGAAGATGAAATTGATTTGGGCTTATACAATCAAGCTATGACTAAGCACAAAGAAGATACTCAAAGTATTTCTTTTGAAAATATGCTACAAGATCTAGCTGATTGAATGAACTCAAACTGGCAAATAGCACAAAAAATTAGGAATTATCGCTTAATAGTTGATAATAATGACGATCATAGTTAATCTGAAAAGAGATGCTGTTGTTTTCTGATAGGAAAAAATTGATAAGATGAGGGAGTTTTTTGATGATTTATGCAGATTATCATGTCCATAGTGATTACAGTGATGATTCCTGGTATTTAATGGAAGATGTCGTAAAAGATGCTATTCAGTTGGGACTAGAAGAAATTTGTTTTACAGATCATGTTGATTATGGAGTTAAACCTGATTGGAAATCAGATGAAAAATTTCAAGTGGGGATGAATAAAGAAGTAAAAAATGTTCACTACGATTTTTATTTTTCAGAGTTAAACAAACTTTCTAAGAAATATGAAGAAAAGATAAAAGTGAAAAAAGGTCTAGAATTTGGTATGCAAGTTCACACCATTCCTCAATTTGAAAAACTCTTTCAGTCTCATGATTTTGACTTTATTTTATTGTCTGTGCATCAAATTGAGAATAAAGAATTTTGGACAGGCGAATTTCAAAAAGGACACACTCAGCTAGAAAGTTATGATAGATATTATGATGAGATGTATCACTTAATTACTGCGTATAAAGATTATAGCGTCTTGGCACATATGGATTTAGTGAGACGTTACTTAGATAAAGAAGTAGACAGGTTTGAGTATAATAAAGATAAAATAGAGAGGATACTAAAAAAAGTTATAGAAGACAATAAAGGAATAGAAGTAAACACATCCTCTGTTCGTTATGAAATTAATGGTTTAACGCCTTCTATAGAAATTTTAAAATTGTATCATGAACTGGGAGGTACTATTATTACGATTGGTAGTGATAGTCATAAGCCCAAACATTTAGGCTTCCACATCGAAGAATCAAAAAAACTGTTAAAAGGTATTGGGTATACACATTTTTGCACTTTTGATAAAATGAAACCTATTTTCCACGAATTGTAAAACCAGAAAGCTAATCTCTTATCAGTCTAACAAATATTCCTTACACACACCACATTACCTGAAATTTAGTTAAATCATTTGTCATAATCAAATAAGACAGCTAGTACTTGCTAATAGAGTACTAGCTGTCTTATTTAGTTAATGCCATATTCATTTCAATGTTTAGCACTAACGAATGAAAAACAAAATACACTGCCGTAAGCTGAAAGATGTAATTCGACAATGGTGGTGCACATTCGTTTTTATGGAATTATTTCTAGCCAATTTAACCTCTAGTTAAAAAAAATTTTTGAAATACTATTTTGAAGTACTTCCTTGAAGGAAAAATTGTGAATGTTCATAATTGTAAATGGTTTTAGAAAAATCAAAAGGTTCGCCAGTATTCAAATAAAATAATTCTTCTACGAATAAGGCTGGTGATTTATTAGGAAGTTGCAATTGAGCGGCTAATTCGGTATTGATTTTTCCAACTTTTAAATACTTATCAGAAAAACCAATATTAATATTTAACGCAGTTTGCAAGTATTCAAAAATAGAATCATTTGCGATCTCTTTATTCAGATAAGGGACAATTTCTTTTTTGTAAAATGATTCTTCAACACATAACGTTTGCCCGTTAACGTAGCGGATTCTTTTTACTCGATATACTTCATCGGTAGATAAGCAGTTTAAATTATTCATGATCTCTTCATTTGGATAAATGATTTCTAAGTTTAAAACAGTGGAAGTCAAATGGAATTCTTCTAAGTCACGTGTGAAACCTTGATTTTCCATAAAACTAATGTAGCCTTTTCTTTTTCTTTGTCTAACAAAAATCCCACTTCCTTGAACTTGAAAAATAATACCCCGATTTTCTAAAATAGCTAAAGATTTTATAATAGTACTCTTACTTACTTGATAATGAGTAATTAATTCTCCCAAACTAGGTAATCGACTTCCTTGTTCTAAATTTTCAAGATGGATTTTTTCTTCGATTTTTAAAGCTATTTCTTGGTATTTAAGCATAGTTATCTCCACATCTTTTCATAGTTATATTTCTAGTATAACTTATAATATGTATCTGTGCACATTTTTTTTGTTCGTGTGTTGACAAATTGTACATATACAATTACAATGTTAGGGTACAAGGTCGCAATCGAAGACATAACTAAGGAGTGGGAATATGACAAGCAAAGTAAGAGATTATGAAAAACTCTCAAAAGAAATATTGAAAGCGGTTAACGGGAAAGAGAATATTGCTGGGGTAACTAGATGTGCTACACGGTTGCGCCTTGTATTAAAGCAAACTCCACAAGATGCTAAAGCTACTATTTCAGAAATGCCCGGTGTAATTACAGTAGTAGAAAATAGTGGTCAATTTCAAATAGTTATTGGTACACACGTTGGGGATGTATATGATGAGTTTGCTGAACTTGTCGGTATAGACGAAGCCGAAGTTGTCGAAGCTCCCAAAACAAGTATTCTAAATCGAATTATTGCAACTATGTCAGCCGTATTCGCACCCTTTATTTATATCTTAGCCGCTGCAGGTATTCTACAAGGTATGCTCATATTAGTAAATTTAGCTTTTCCAAGTTTTGCTGCTACAGGAACTGCGCAAGTTTTTAGTTTTATTTCTTGGGCACCATTTACCTTTTTACCAATTTTTATAGCGATTACTGCATCAAAGCATTTTAAATCAAATATGTATATAGCAGTAGCTTGTTGTGCCGCATTGGTATCACCTACATGGGCAGAATTAGCATCTCAAATTGCTAGTGGGACACCAATTTCATTTTTAACCATTCCTTTATCTCAAACAATTTACACGTCTTCTGTTTTACCGCCACTTCTTCTAGTTTGGTTTTTATCTTATTTCGAACGATTTATTGAAAAAAGAATACCAGAAGTCATTAAGCCATTATTGGTTCCATTATTAAGTTTAGTCATTATGGTTCCGTTAACAATTATTTTAATTGGACCTGCTTCATCTCTAGCAGCACAAACTATTGCAAATGGTTATAATTTCCTTGCTGAGTATGCTCCTCCGTTGGCTGGTTTAATCATTGGTGGATTTTGGCAAGTGTTAGTTATTTTCGGAGTCCACTGGGGAATTACTCCCGTAGTTTTAGAAAACTTTAATATCTACGGCCGAGATTCTTTTCAAGCTTTTCAAACAATTGCTGTAATTTCACAAGTTGGTGCTGTATTAGGTGTATTTTTGAAAACGAAAAATAAAGAATTAAAAGGAATTTCCTTATCTGCATTTGTTACAGGGATTTTTGGAATTACTGAACCAGCTATTTATGGTGTTACTCTACGTTTCAAAAAACCGTTTATATACGGATGTATTTCTGGAGCAGTTGGAGGAGTTGTAGCAAGTTTCTTTAACCCTTATTACTATGCTTACGCAGGTTTGCCTGGATTACTAACCATTGTTAATGGAATTAGTTCTGAAAATCCAAGTTCATTTATTGGAATCGTTATTGGTTCTTTGATCGGTATTATTGGACCAATCATTTTGATTCAAATTTTTGGATTTGGTGAAAAGAGTAAAAGTGATGAATTAAAAGAAAGTAATCCAGTTTCTAAACTATTAAACTCTGAAGTTTTTAGCCCACTTAAAGGAAAAAT
Proteins encoded:
- a CDS encoding histidinol-phosphatase HisJ family protein; amino-acid sequence: MIYADYHVHSDYSDDSWYLMEDVVKDAIQLGLEEICFTDHVDYGVKPDWKSDEKFQVGMNKEVKNVHYDFYFSELNKLSKKYEEKIKVKKGLEFGMQVHTIPQFEKLFQSHDFDFILLSVHQIENKEFWTGEFQKGHTQLESYDRYYDEMYHLITAYKDYSVLAHMDLVRRYLDKEVDRFEYNKDKIERILKKVIEDNKGIEVNTSSVRYEINGLTPSIEILKLYHELGGTIITIGSDSHKPKHLGFHIEESKKLLKGIGYTHFCTFDKMKPIFHEL
- a CDS encoding beta-glucoside-specific PTS transporter subunit IIABC; amino-acid sequence: MTSKVRDYEKLSKEILKAVNGKENIAGVTRCATRLRLVLKQTPQDAKATISEMPGVITVVENSGQFQIVIGTHVGDVYDEFAELVGIDEAEVVEAPKTSILNRIIATMSAVFAPFIYILAAAGILQGMLILVNLAFPSFAATGTAQVFSFISWAPFTFLPIFIAITASKHFKSNMYIAVACCAALVSPTWAELASQIASGTPISFLTIPLSQTIYTSSVLPPLLLVWFLSYFERFIEKRIPEVIKPLLVPLLSLVIMVPLTIILIGPASSLAAQTIANGYNFLAEYAPPLAGLIIGGFWQVLVIFGVHWGITPVVLENFNIYGRDSFQAFQTIAVISQVGAVLGVFLKTKNKELKGISLSAFVTGIFGITEPAIYGVTLRFKKPFIYGCISGAVGGVVASFFNPYYYAYAGLPGLLTIVNGISSENPSSFIGIVIGSLIGIIGPIILIQIFGFGEKSKSDELKESNPVSKLLNSEVFSPLKGKIMPLSEVSDEVFASGAMGKGVAIEPTDNKVYAPFDGTVEVLVDSKHAIGLRSDDGIELLIHVGLDTVKMNGQNFDYAVKSNQKVKKGDLLLTFDMDAIRDEGFSLVTMVVITNSNEYENISIATNPDSISNEPILALYNA
- a CDS encoding GntR family transcriptional regulator codes for the protein MLKYQEIALKIEEKIHLENLEQGSRLPSLGELITHYQVSKSTIIKSLAILENRGIIFQVQGSGIFVRQRKRKGYISFMENQGFTRDLEEFHLTSTVLNLEIIYPNEEIMNNLNCLSTDEVYRVKRIRYVNGQTLCVEESFYKKEIVPYLNKEIANDSIFEYLQTALNINIGFSDKYLKVGKINTELAAQLQLPNKSPALFVEELFYLNTGEPFDFSKTIYNYEHSQFFLQGSTSK
- the relB gene encoding type II toxin-antitoxin system RelB family antitoxin: MTVLALRIDAQEEQLIKEYAKANNISGSALFRNAVLEKIEDEIDLGLYNQAMTKHKEDTQSISFENMLQDLAD